From one Candidatus Omnitrophota bacterium genomic stretch:
- the tig gene encoding trigger factor translates to MKVKSKDLGGSRRGFEIEVPADHIKNKYEEIIGEIEKYAEVPGYRVGKAPRYLVETHYKDKAGEEVKKRLIGEAVMKAVKDAGIDMIGMPSVTDIIFEAEKQLSFKAEVHVRPEVKLKNYKGLKAVRQKAQVATEDVDKVIEDLQERHSQLKDVEGRPAKENDWCLCDVEISVEAKPGEKNENVWFPLNPKSTKPEFMSQLLGAVPGDTRTVNTIMPLNYPRKEQAGKQAVFIITVNQVKEKIAPAIDDEFAKDVGGFKSLLELRGNIREELTKAKEQEARFKVEEDLVGQLIKGANFEAPEMMVDTEAEHLLKDAQNRLQYMGYKKEDIEKEEAAMKQKFRDEAVRRVKSYFILDKIAELEKLAASEEDISKRVELLAARAKKTAEEAKKYLEENNLMEDIKAEISQDKAMEFLIENAKIEEV, encoded by the coding sequence ATGAAAGTAAAAAGCAAAGACCTTGGAGGTTCGCGCAGGGGTTTCGAGATAGAGGTCCCCGCGGACCATATAAAAAATAAATACGAAGAGATAATCGGCGAGATCGAGAAATACGCCGAGGTGCCGGGTTACAGGGTAGGCAAGGCCCCGCGCTATCTCGTGGAGACGCATTATAAGGACAAGGCCGGCGAGGAGGTCAAGAAGCGCCTCATCGGCGAGGCGGTGATGAAGGCGGTAAAAGACGCCGGCATCGACATGATAGGCATGCCGTCGGTTACCGATATAATTTTCGAGGCGGAGAAGCAGCTCTCGTTCAAGGCGGAGGTCCACGTGCGGCCCGAAGTGAAATTGAAGAACTACAAAGGCCTCAAGGCCGTGAGGCAGAAAGCCCAGGTCGCGACCGAGGATGTCGATAAGGTGATAGAGGACCTCCAGGAGAGGCACTCCCAGCTTAAGGATGTCGAGGGGCGCCCGGCGAAGGAGAACGACTGGTGCCTTTGCGACGTCGAGATATCGGTAGAGGCCAAGCCCGGCGAGAAGAACGAGAACGTCTGGTTCCCGCTCAACCCGAAATCTACGAAACCCGAGTTCATGAGCCAGCTTTTGGGCGCGGTCCCCGGCGATACGAGGACGGTCAATACCATAATGCCGCTGAATTATCCGCGCAAGGAGCAGGCCGGAAAACAGGCCGTATTCATAATAACCGTCAACCAGGTCAAGGAGAAGATAGCGCCGGCGATCGACGACGAGTTCGCCAAGGACGTCGGCGGGTTCAAGTCCCTGCTCGAGCTTCGCGGGAATATCCGCGAAGAGCTCACCAAGGCGAAGGAACAGGAGGCGAGGTTCAAGGTGGAAGAGGACCTCGTAGGCCAGCTCATCAAGGGCGCGAATTTCGAGGCCCCGGAGATGATGGTGGACACGGAGGCCGAGCACCTGTTAAAAGACGCGCAGAACAGGCTCCAGTATATGGGATATAAGAAAGAGGATATCGAGAAGGAAGAGGCCGCCATGAAACAGAAATTCAGGGACGAGGCGGTCAGGCGAGTGAAGTCGTATTTTATACTCGATAAGATCGCCGAGCTGGAGAAGCTGGCAGCGTCCGAAGAGGATATCAGCAAGCGCGTCGAGCTTTTGGCGGCGCGAGCCAAGAAGACGGCAGAGGAAGCGAAAAAATATCTCGAAGAAAATAACCTCATGGAAGACATTAAAGCCGAGATATCGCAGGACAAGGCGATGGAGTTCCTCATTGAAAACGCGAAAATAGAGGAGGTCTAA
- the raiA gene encoding ribosome-associated translation inhibitor RaiA, whose protein sequence is MDVVITGRHFDVTEGMKAHVNDKIAKLDKFYHKILESHVILSVEKFRHVAELTVIGKHFKLTATETTSDMYASIDAAIASLEKQLRKLHDKIKEHRVKGSSGRIRELAARSLSAIRGVFRPEREAAGPRIVETQRVAEKPMSVEEAVEELKISKGEFIVFRSAEDNRINVIYKRKDGDFGLIKT, encoded by the coding sequence ATGGACGTAGTCATCACGGGCAGGCATTTTGATGTCACGGAAGGCATGAAGGCCCACGTAAACGATAAGATAGCGAAGCTGGACAAATTCTACCACAAGATCCTCGAGTCGCACGTCATCCTTTCGGTCGAGAAGTTCCGCCACGTCGCCGAGCTGACGGTAATCGGCAAGCACTTCAAGCTGACCGCGACCGAGACGACCTCGGATATGTACGCGTCGATCGACGCGGCGATCGCTTCCCTCGAAAAACAGTTGAGGAAACTCCACGACAAGATAAAGGAGCACAGGGTAAAAGGCTCTTCCGGCAGGATCAGGGAGCTCGCGGCCAGGTCGTTATCCGCGATAAGGGGCGTCTTCAGGCCCGAAAGGGAGGCCGCCGGCCCGAGGATAGTCGAGACCCAGCGCGTCGCCGAGAAACCTATGTCGGTCGAGGAAGCCGTGGAGGAGTTGAAGATATCGAAGGGCGAATTCATCGTCTTCAGGAGCGCCGAGGACAACAGGATAAATGTAATATATAAGAGAAAGGACGGTGACTTCGGTCTGATAAAGACCTGA
- the lptB gene encoding LPS export ABC transporter ATP-binding protein translates to MHLLETKGLQKTYNRRRVVNGVDISVRRGEIVGLLGPNGAGKTTTFYMIVGLVEPDSGQIFFDNQEITGLPMHRRARCGIGYLAQEPSIFRKLTVEENIMAILETLRISKKERRKRLEMLLGELRISHLARNYAYTLSGGERRRLEITRALVTEPTFILLDEPFSGIDPIAVAECQEIICSLREKGLGILLTDHNVRETLSITDRSYIMSDGKVLISGTAEELISDPKARQIYLGEKFRM, encoded by the coding sequence ATGCACCTCCTCGAAACGAAGGGTCTCCAAAAGACATATAACCGCCGCCGCGTTGTCAACGGGGTCGATATATCGGTCAGGCGCGGAGAGATAGTTGGACTGCTCGGGCCTAACGGCGCGGGGAAGACGACGACCTTTTATATGATAGTCGGCCTGGTCGAGCCGGATAGCGGCCAGATATTCTTTGATAACCAGGAGATAACCGGCCTGCCGATGCACAGGCGCGCCCGCTGCGGCATAGGATACCTTGCGCAGGAGCCGTCGATATTCAGGAAACTTACCGTCGAGGAGAATATAATGGCCATCCTCGAGACGCTAAGGATATCGAAGAAGGAGCGCCGCAAGAGGCTTGAGATGCTCCTGGGCGAATTGAGGATATCGCATCTCGCCAGGAACTACGCCTATACTTTGTCCGGCGGCGAGCGCAGGCGCCTGGAGATAACCCGCGCGCTAGTGACCGAACCCACTTTCATATTGTTAGATGAACCGTTCTCGGGCATCGACCCGATAGCGGTCGCCGAGTGCCAGGAGATAATCTGTTCGCTGAGGGAGAAAGGGCTCGGCATACTTTTGACCGACCATAATGTCCGCGAAACGCTTTCCATAACCGACAGGTCTTATATAATGTCCGACGGAAAAGTCCTGATATCCGGCACCGCGGAAGAGCTCATCTCCGACCCGAAGGCGAGGCAGATCTACTTAGGCGAAAAGTTTAGAATGTGA
- the lptC gene encoding LPS export ABC transporter periplasmic protein LptC — protein sequence MRLNKVATALLVVFLFTGCEGKQAKAPAPPEEEAEISGDQRMMAFSLSGFEKTGKKKWEVQGKSADIVSEVVNLTDIVAKAYGDQSDMTLTADKGSFNRGSNDAHFESNVVVTGTNGTEMKTDALDWKNAEQKVVTDKPVVMKSDAKGKSVGEFATKTPTTITCDGPMEIDYGKSYAVFNKNVKVEDERGQVFCDTATAYYDTKTKQVSKIVARGNVKIMREGSWTYSDEATYLAPEQKVILTGSPKVMIYPEDKKEKQK from the coding sequence ATGAGATTAAATAAGGTCGCGACCGCCCTGCTGGTGGTGTTCTTGTTCACGGGCTGTGAAGGCAAACAGGCGAAAGCGCCGGCCCCGCCCGAGGAAGAGGCGGAGATCTCGGGCGACCAGAGGATGATGGCGTTCTCGCTGTCCGGTTTCGAGAAGACCGGCAAGAAGAAATGGGAGGTCCAGGGCAAATCCGCGGATATAGTCTCCGAGGTGGTCAATCTTACCGATATCGTCGCTAAGGCCTACGGCGACCAGAGCGACATGACGCTTACGGCCGACAAAGGCTCATTCAACAGGGGTTCGAACGACGCGCATTTCGAGTCGAACGTCGTCGTGACCGGCACTAACGGCACGGAGATGAAGACCGACGCGCTCGACTGGAAGAACGCCGAACAGAAGGTAGTGACCGATAAGCCGGTCGTGATGAAGTCCGACGCAAAGGGAAAGAGCGTAGGCGAGTTCGCCACTAAAACGCCTACGACCATAACCTGCGACGGGCCGATGGAGATAGATTACGGCAAAAGCTACGCCGTCTTCAACAAGAACGTCAAGGTAGAAGACGAGCGCGGCCAGGTATTCTGCGACACGGCGACGGCATATTACGACACGAAGACAAAGCAGGTCTCGAAAATAGTAGCCAGGGGCAACGTGAAGATAATGAGGGAAGGCAGCTGGACGTACAGCGACGAGGCGACTTACCTCGCGCCTGAGCAGAAGGTCATCCTCACGGGATCTCCAAAGGTAATGATATATCCCGAAGATAAGAAAGAAAAGCAAAAATAA
- a CDS encoding lysophospholipid acyltransferase family protein, with protein MKHRIRRRYLYYLLRTASFISLLFPIKINKFLGRRMGECAFFLVPGHRKSAIENLRIAFKGEKTEAEIRAIAKGIFRNLGENLFEILSASKLTTRNIDRHVRIRGLDIVDKALSQKRGFIVLSAHLGNWELLAGWFGLKKYPVNVLARRLRYVKFDDWMNGLRRKMGVNVVMRDESVKTILRLLRGGQSIAILADQDISSVDGVFVDFFGRPAYTPTAPVILALATAVPIIPMFIVREGNSHTIYVEEPLELEITGNKENDIKINTEKWSKVVESYIRKYPSQWVWMHNRWKTNPQTAKGFVLNEMKGSK; from the coding sequence GTGAAGCACAGAATCAGGAGAAGGTATCTTTATTACCTTCTTAGGACAGCCAGTTTTATCTCGCTTCTCTTCCCGATAAAAATTAACAAATTTTTAGGCAGGCGAATGGGAGAGTGCGCCTTTTTTTTGGTGCCCGGCCACAGGAAGAGCGCGATAGAGAACCTCAGGATCGCGTTCAAGGGAGAGAAGACCGAAGCTGAAATAAGGGCTATCGCCAAGGGTATCTTCCGCAATTTAGGCGAGAACCTTTTTGAGATATTAAGCGCTTCTAAACTGACCACCCGGAACATAGACAGGCACGTCAGGATAAGAGGCCTCGATATAGTAGACAAGGCTCTTTCGCAGAAGAGGGGTTTTATAGTCCTCTCGGCGCATCTAGGCAACTGGGAGCTCCTTGCCGGATGGTTCGGCCTCAAAAAATACCCGGTGAACGTCCTCGCCCGGAGGCTGCGTTACGTGAAGTTTGACGATTGGATGAACGGCCTGCGCCGGAAGATGGGCGTCAACGTCGTGATGCGGGACGAGTCGGTAAAGACGATACTCAGGCTGCTGCGCGGCGGGCAATCGATCGCGATACTTGCCGACCAGGATATATCCTCCGTCGACGGGGTTTTTGTGGATTTCTTCGGGCGTCCGGCTTACACGCCGACCGCGCCGGTCATACTTGCCCTCGCAACGGCCGTGCCGATAATCCCGATGTTCATAGTGCGCGAGGGGAATAGCCACACCATATATGTCGAGGAGCCGCTCGAGCTCGAGATAACCGGAAATAAAGAGAACGATATAAAAATAAATACGGAAAAGTGGTCGAAGGTCGTCGAGTCGTATATACGGAAGTACCCTTCGCAATGGGTCTGGATGCATAACAGATGGAAGACGAACCCCCAGACTGCGAAAGGGTTCGTCCTGAATGAAATGAAGGGCTCAAAATGA
- the pilO gene encoding type 4a pilus biogenesis protein PilO, which translates to MPVLKNIGLKKNKTAVAVITGIVIFLILFAVVLAPARKELAEKKKTWRELNAQLTAGRNKLSAFKLDKAGVEAKVGDLRKRLPSKSPTPAILEELAKKGKGLNIDFISITPQPAEPLPEMSAAFNCKALPIDIKMRAAYKSLGDYLGSLDSLESSFAAVPEFRIAKDERTFPKLIVDMKVFTYTLEEAESGQE; encoded by the coding sequence ATGCCTGTTCTGAAAAATATAGGACTGAAGAAGAATAAGACGGCTGTGGCGGTCATCACCGGGATCGTCATATTCCTTATTCTGTTCGCGGTGGTTCTCGCTCCGGCGAGGAAGGAACTGGCCGAGAAGAAGAAGACCTGGCGCGAGCTCAATGCCCAGCTTACCGCCGGTCGCAATAAACTTTCCGCGTTCAAATTGGATAAGGCCGGGGTAGAGGCGAAAGTCGGGGACCTGCGCAAGCGGCTCCCTTCAAAGAGCCCGACGCCGGCTATACTCGAGGAGTTGGCGAAGAAGGGTAAGGGTCTCAACATAGATTTCATCTCGATAACGCCCCAGCCGGCCGAACCGCTCCCTGAGATGTCCGCGGCGTTCAATTGCAAGGCGTTACCCATAGACATAAAGATGAGGGCGGCCTATAAGAGCCTCGGGGATTATCTCGGATCGTTGGATAGTCTGGAGAGCAGTTTTGCGGCCGTCCCGGAATTCCGGATCGCGAAAGACGAGAGGACGTTCCCGAAATTAATAGTGGATATGAAGGTGTTCACGTATACCCTGGAAGAGGCCGAAAGTGGACAAGAATAA
- the pilM gene encoding pilus assembly protein PilM, whose translation MNFKKKEIYIGIDIGSSAIKAVEIGTGPAGDIILKKAGLVPKEEGVKKAVAGMSVKSARVTCVADCPEGCLRYFTIPKMSDREIPEAVRWQVKEKVSLPLDELLIDYKLQETAEGGVSKYKVKLAVMPAKAVDSIVGALAGAGISPAALFPPPIAIEKLSNRMGLKGGEAAAVVDIGHNYTGINIIKDGYLAFTRNVNSGAAAITKDLNRPAAERLAQEIDRSLHYYGNESSGDKVGSVFLTGGGASIKGLAEFLQENIGVPVSQGDPFKGISLEKGALADPAPASGIFANAVGAALSEGRGINLLPPELKQKTIRTFEKAAVESVVAAVAVSLVLSFIGMRMQLANYDKKISYGIKEMEVMKPQLEITSHYERLAVELSERKAFIDSVLSGIPPWKEALKELSNRLPKYAVLSSLKADASGLEISGQITGDVKNREKALSGIISSLEGGMFKSVTLLNAKMGEGMNSNTEFDIKCLF comes from the coding sequence ATGAATTTCAAAAAGAAAGAGATATATATAGGCATAGATATCGGTTCCTCGGCGATAAAAGCGGTCGAGATAGGGACCGGGCCTGCCGGAGATATCATTTTAAAAAAAGCCGGCCTCGTCCCGAAAGAGGAAGGCGTAAAGAAGGCCGTGGCCGGCATGAGTGTCAAATCCGCCAGGGTCACCTGCGTAGCCGATTGCCCGGAAGGATGCCTGCGTTATTTCACGATACCAAAGATGTCGGACCGGGAGATACCCGAGGCAGTGAGATGGCAGGTGAAAGAGAAGGTATCCCTGCCGCTTGACGAGCTCCTTATTGATTACAAACTGCAGGAGACCGCCGAGGGAGGCGTAAGCAAATACAAAGTGAAGCTGGCCGTGATGCCGGCAAAGGCGGTAGACAGTATAGTGGGAGCCCTCGCCGGGGCGGGCATCAGCCCGGCCGCGCTCTTCCCGCCGCCTATTGCCATAGAGAAGCTGTCGAACCGCATGGGCCTTAAGGGAGGCGAGGCCGCCGCGGTCGTGGATATCGGGCATAATTATACCGGGATAAATATCATAAAAGACGGTTATCTTGCGTTCACAAGAAATGTCAATTCAGGCGCCGCCGCGATCACCAAAGACCTGAACCGCCCGGCGGCGGAACGGCTGGCGCAGGAGATCGACCGGTCCCTCCACTATTACGGGAACGAATCGTCCGGAGACAAGGTCGGGTCGGTCTTCCTAACCGGAGGCGGCGCGTCGATAAAGGGACTGGCGGAATTTTTACAGGAGAACATCGGCGTTCCGGTCTCTCAGGGAGACCCATTTAAGGGGATCTCTCTGGAAAAGGGCGCGCTCGCCGATCCGGCCCCGGCATCAGGCATCTTCGCCAACGCCGTAGGCGCGGCCTTAAGCGAGGGCCGGGGGATAAACCTTTTGCCGCCGGAATTAAAACAAAAGACCATACGCACATTCGAGAAAGCGGCGGTCGAGTCGGTGGTAGCCGCGGTCGCCGTTTCCCTGGTGCTCTCTTTTATCGGCATGAGGATGCAGCTGGCTAACTACGACAAGAAGATAAGCTACGGGATAAAGGAGATGGAGGTCATGAAACCCCAGCTGGAGATAACATCGCATTATGAGCGCCTCGCGGTAGAACTCTCCGAAAGGAAGGCGTTTATCGACTCGGTCCTCTCAGGCATCCCGCCGTGGAAAGAGGCGTTAAAAGAACTCAGCAACAGGCTCCCGAAATACGCGGTCCTCTCGAGCCTTAAGGCTGACGCGTCCGGTTTAGAGATAAGCGGCCAGATCACAGGCGACGTCAAGAACCGCGAAAAGGCCCTGTCCGGCATCATATCGTCGCTTGAAGGAGGCATGTTCAAGAGCGTGACGCTATTGAACGCCAAGATGGGCGAAGGCATGAATTCAAATACGGAGTTCGATATCAAATGCCTGTTCTGA
- a CDS encoding pilus assembly PilX N-terminal domain-containing protein: MRGRGFALIITFVFMTALAVMTMAIVSMVSSNTRSAGFQLDDAKALYLAQAGVDNILSDVRAGRPVAAVPAPIPLGDGTVEYVAVTRVSDTLTIDVRGKMPLDLPATGKEIKARLVAVYTDDGSGKFLACSSWKESYEQ, from the coding sequence ATGAGAGGGCGTGGTTTCGCGCTGATAATCACATTTGTGTTCATGACGGCCCTCGCCGTCATGACGATGGCTATAGTATCCATGGTCTCTTCCAATACAAGATCCGCCGGATTTCAGCTCGACGATGCGAAGGCGTTATATCTGGCCCAGGCAGGCGTTGACAATATATTGAGCGATGTGCGGGCCGGGCGTCCGGTCGCGGCCGTTCCCGCGCCCATACCGCTCGGCGACGGGACGGTCGAGTATGTAGCGGTCACCCGCGTTTCCGATACGTTAACTATCGATGTGCGGGGCAAGATGCCTCTTGACCTCCCCGCAACGGGGAAAGAGATAAAAGCGCGCCTCGTCGCCGTCTATACGGACGATGGAAGCGGCAAGTTCCTTGCATGCTCTTCCTGGAAAGAGAGTTACGAGCAATGA
- a CDS encoding type II secretion system protein produces MAKIGARGFTLIEILIVIALFAAGAVVLLQILSMGIYGSVENENTVLATALAQVKMEEIRNVPYASIVPEARTAAGSPYALFEREVLVLGAKPNLKQVTVNIYWRQRSGDVKISLVTYVSDVN; encoded by the coding sequence TTGGCCAAAATCGGCGCGCGCGGTTTTACGCTGATAGAGATCCTGATCGTGATCGCGCTTTTCGCGGCCGGCGCGGTAGTGCTGCTGCAAATATTAAGTATGGGCATTTACGGCAGCGTCGAGAACGAGAATACGGTGCTCGCTACCGCGCTTGCGCAGGTGAAGATGGAAGAGATTCGCAACGTCCCGTATGCCTCGATAGTCCCCGAGGCGAGGACGGCGGCAGGCAGCCCTTACGCGTTATTTGAGAGGGAGGTCCTGGTCCTGGGCGCTAAACCGAACCTTAAACAGGTAACGGTCAATATCTATTGGAGGCAAAGGTCGGGAGACGTGAAGATATCCTTAGTCACGTATGTCTCGGATGTCAATTAG